The Burkholderia pyrrocinia genome includes a region encoding these proteins:
- the ispH gene encoding 4-hydroxy-3-methylbut-2-enyl diphosphate reductase, translated as MRVILAQPRGFCAGVVRAIEIVDRALQQHGAPVYVRHEIVHNRHVVENLRNKGARFVEELDEVPHGAVAIFSAHGVAQTVERDAETRGLDVLDATCPLVTKVHVQGRQYVAAGRRLILIGHAGHPEVEGTIGQIPAEVILVQSEAEVDTLTLPVDTPVAYITQTTLSVDDTRGIIEALQRRFTDLVGPDTRDICYATQNRQAAVRELSEQVDVLLVVGATNSSNSNRLREIGTESGVPSYLVADGSEVKAEWFAGVQTVGLTAGASAPEEMVEDVIGALRALGPVDVATMAGREEKVEFKLPAKLTQAVAREV; from the coding sequence ATGCGAGTCATCCTTGCCCAGCCCCGCGGCTTTTGTGCGGGGGTTGTCCGTGCGATCGAGATCGTCGATCGCGCGCTGCAGCAGCACGGCGCGCCGGTCTATGTGCGTCACGAGATCGTTCATAACCGGCATGTCGTCGAAAATCTGCGTAATAAAGGGGCACGATTCGTTGAGGAACTCGACGAGGTGCCGCACGGCGCTGTCGCGATCTTCAGCGCGCACGGTGTCGCCCAGACGGTCGAGCGCGACGCGGAAACGCGCGGGCTCGACGTGCTCGACGCGACCTGTCCGCTCGTCACGAAGGTGCACGTGCAGGGCCGCCAGTATGTCGCGGCGGGCCGCCGGCTGATCCTGATCGGCCATGCGGGCCACCCGGAAGTCGAGGGTACGATCGGCCAGATTCCGGCCGAGGTGATCCTCGTGCAGAGCGAAGCCGAAGTCGATACGCTGACGTTGCCCGTCGATACGCCGGTCGCGTACATCACGCAGACCACGCTGTCGGTCGACGATACGCGCGGCATCATCGAAGCGCTGCAGCGCCGGTTCACCGACCTGGTCGGCCCGGACACGCGTGACATCTGCTACGCAACGCAGAATCGCCAGGCCGCCGTGCGCGAGCTGAGCGAACAGGTTGACGTGCTGCTCGTCGTCGGTGCGACGAACAGCTCGAACTCGAACCGCCTGCGCGAGATCGGCACCGAAAGCGGTGTGCCGAGCTATCTCGTCGCCGACGGCTCGGAAGTGAAGGCCGAATGGTTCGCAGGCGTGCAGACGGTCGGCCTGACCGCCGGCGCGTCGGCGCCCGAAGAGATGGTCGAGGATGTAATTGGCGCGCTGCGCGCGCTGGGGCCCGTCGATGTCGCGACGATGGCGGGCCGTGAGGAAAAAGTCGAATTCAAGCTGCCGGCGAAGCTCACGCAAGCTGTCGCCCGCGAAGTTTAA
- a CDS encoding glycosyltransferase, with product MMLVLAFLVSGLSLMIWIVLLVARGGFWRAVPARPLSPDARGAAAEAGWPAVVAVVPARNEADVIARAATSLLEQDYPGDFHLIIVDDHSDDGTADAARAAALAINRADRLTVLAAKPLPAGWSGKVWAQSQGIAAVQTLGLPADYLLLTDADIGHPPDAVAQLVTRAQAESRDLVSLMVRLRCDSFWEKALIPAFVFFFAKLYPFSWINNPRNRTAGAAGGCMLVKRTALEEAGGIESIRGALIDDCSLAAQIKHRGSGRHPIRLDLADRSVSLRPYDSWRDIWNMIARTAFTQLHYSPLLLAGTLLGMAIIYLVPPIAALAYGARAWPAWLAWASMCAAYGPMLRYYRRSPLWAPALPLVALFYVGATFASAWRYWRGKGGQWKARVQAPVDR from the coding sequence ATGATGCTGGTGCTCGCCTTCCTGGTGTCCGGCCTGTCGCTGATGATCTGGATCGTGCTGCTCGTCGCGCGCGGCGGCTTCTGGCGCGCGGTGCCCGCGCGGCCGCTGTCGCCCGACGCGCGCGGCGCCGCGGCCGAGGCCGGCTGGCCGGCCGTCGTCGCGGTCGTGCCGGCGCGCAACGAGGCCGACGTGATCGCCCGCGCGGCGACCTCGCTGCTCGAGCAGGATTATCCGGGCGATTTTCATCTGATCATTGTCGACGACCACAGCGACGACGGCACCGCCGACGCGGCCCGCGCGGCCGCGCTCGCGATCAATCGCGCCGACCGGCTGACGGTGCTGGCCGCGAAGCCGCTGCCGGCCGGCTGGTCGGGCAAGGTGTGGGCGCAGTCGCAGGGGATCGCCGCGGTGCAGACGCTCGGCCTGCCGGCCGACTACCTGCTGCTGACGGATGCCGACATCGGCCATCCGCCCGACGCCGTCGCGCAGCTCGTCACGCGCGCACAGGCCGAGAGCCGCGATCTCGTGTCGCTGATGGTGCGGCTGCGCTGCGATTCGTTCTGGGAAAAGGCGCTGATCCCGGCATTCGTGTTCTTCTTCGCGAAGCTCTACCCGTTCTCGTGGATCAACAATCCGCGCAACCGGACGGCCGGCGCCGCGGGCGGCTGCATGCTGGTGAAGCGCACGGCGCTCGAGGAAGCCGGCGGCATCGAGTCGATCCGCGGCGCGCTGATCGACGACTGCAGCCTCGCCGCGCAGATCAAGCACCGCGGCAGCGGCCGCCATCCGATCCGTCTCGATCTGGCCGACCGCAGCGTGTCGCTGCGCCCGTACGACAGCTGGCGCGACATCTGGAACATGATTGCGCGCACCGCGTTCACGCAGCTGCACTATTCGCCGCTGCTGCTGGCCGGCACGCTGCTCGGGATGGCGATCATCTACCTCGTGCCGCCGATTGCGGCGCTGGCGTACGGCGCGCGCGCGTGGCCGGCGTGGCTCGCATGGGCGTCGATGTGCGCCGCGTATGGGCCGATGCTGCGCTACTACCGGCGCTCGCCGCTGTGGGCGCCCGCGCTGCCGCTCGTCGCGCTGTTCTACGTCGGCGCGACGTTCGCGTCCGCGTGGCGCTACTGGCGCGGCAAGGGCGGCCAGTGGAAGGCGCGCGTGCAGGCGCCGGTGGATCGCTGA
- a CDS encoding acylphosphatase, whose translation MSRNELDERIETYYVRVRGVVQGVGFRHATVREAHALKLRGWVANLEDGSVEAMIQGTGAQIDRMLAWLRHGPPAARVTEVTFEERRTEKRFERFQQQ comes from the coding sequence ATGAGCCGCAATGAACTGGACGAACGAATCGAGACCTACTACGTGCGGGTGCGCGGCGTCGTGCAGGGCGTCGGTTTCCGTCATGCGACGGTGCGCGAAGCGCATGCGCTGAAGCTGCGCGGCTGGGTCGCGAATCTCGAGGACGGCAGCGTCGAGGCGATGATCCAGGGCACCGGCGCGCAGATCGACCGGATGCTCGCGTGGCTGCGTCACGGGCCGCCGGCCGCGCGCGTGACCGAGGTGACGTTCGAGGAACGCCGGACCGAAAAGCGCTTCGAGCGCTTCCAGCAGCAGTAA
- a CDS encoding phage tail protein: protein MNLNDQIDSLNTGVDQLLHDHHAAQQAARSAEAFARAAAAEARAAAERHAAAETEAQAAAQRHTAAAADAEAAQQRHANATAAAETAAQRHTDATAQAEAAVQRHAEATALTEALAQRHADAEAASQRHAAAIAEAEAAAQRHHAAAIEAEAAAQRHAAATVEAEAAAKRHAEATVEAEAATQRHTAAIAEAEALAQRHTQAIAETQAAAQRHADATAEAEAVTQRHVEAIAQAEAAAQRHTEAIAQAEAAAQHHAKAIADAEALVEAVVKEAATTVAAATAVAAEVVEPADTPAAEPAAEPPINAAAPAATDAATDAGTAIVATAPAGTAVEIKAATAPADKSTLHVSRPTQHELTLTINGESITLHPEQLGQLIEELAHARASMQPEPPPGIPAGWRFVTTKNPMMAVQKQSNGDRLLVARHTGYGWVPFTFSPDVVVQMYMMLTQR, encoded by the coding sequence ATGAACCTGAACGATCAGATCGACTCGCTCAACACGGGCGTCGATCAGCTGCTCCACGATCACCACGCCGCGCAGCAGGCGGCACGCAGCGCGGAAGCCTTCGCGCGCGCCGCAGCAGCGGAAGCCCGGGCCGCGGCAGAGCGTCACGCCGCCGCGGAAACCGAAGCGCAGGCCGCCGCACAGCGCCATACGGCGGCGGCCGCCGACGCCGAAGCCGCGCAGCAGCGCCACGCCAACGCGACCGCCGCCGCCGAAACCGCTGCCCAACGTCATACAGATGCCACCGCGCAAGCCGAAGCGGCCGTGCAGCGCCATGCGGAAGCCACCGCACTGACCGAAGCGCTCGCGCAACGTCACGCAGATGCCGAAGCCGCATCGCAGCGTCACGCGGCTGCGATCGCCGAAGCGGAGGCCGCCGCGCAGCGTCATCACGCCGCCGCGATCGAGGCGGAGGCGGCCGCGCAGCGCCATGCGGCAGCGACCGTCGAAGCCGAGGCCGCCGCGAAGCGTCACGCGGAAGCGACCGTCGAGGCCGAAGCGGCCACGCAGCGCCACACGGCTGCGATCGCCGAGGCCGAAGCACTCGCGCAACGTCACACGCAAGCGATCGCCGAGACGCAGGCCGCCGCGCAGCGTCATGCCGACGCGACCGCCGAGGCCGAAGCCGTCACGCAGCGCCACGTCGAAGCGATCGCGCAGGCCGAGGCCGCCGCGCAACGCCATACCGAAGCAATCGCGCAAGCCGAAGCCGCCGCGCAGCACCACGCGAAGGCCATCGCCGACGCCGAGGCGCTGGTCGAAGCCGTCGTCAAGGAAGCCGCAACGACCGTGGCTGCGGCAACGGCTGTTGCAGCCGAAGTCGTCGAACCGGCGGACACGCCGGCCGCAGAGCCGGCCGCGGAACCGCCCATAAACGCGGCCGCGCCGGCTGCGACCGATGCAGCGACCGACGCCGGAACCGCGATCGTCGCGACGGCGCCAGCCGGAACCGCGGTTGAAATCAAAGCCGCCACCGCCCCGGCGGACAAATCGACGCTGCACGTGTCGCGTCCGACGCAGCACGAACTCACGCTGACCATCAACGGCGAATCGATCACGCTGCATCCGGAGCAACTGGGGCAGTTGATCGAGGAACTCGCGCATGCACGCGCGTCGATGCAGCCGGAGCCGCCGCCCGGCATCCCGGCCGGCTGGCGTTTCGTGACGACGAAGAACCCGATGATGGCCGTGCAGAAGCAGTCGAACGGCGACCGCCTGCTGGTAGCTCGCCACACGGGCTACGGCTGGGTGCCGTTCACGTTCTCGCCGGACGTCGTGGTCCAGATGTACATGATGCTGACCCAGCGGTAA
- a CDS encoding peptide MFS transporter codes for MMHSPVSQTRSFTTVFLIEMWERFGYYGMAALLVLFMVDRLGFTDSHANLTWGAFTALVYAAPSIGGWIGDKVLGARRTMIIGAAVLCAGYLMLAVPNDQLTYMYASLGVIVVGNGLFKANAANLVRRIYEGDDARIDSAFTIYYMAVNIGSTVSMLATPWIKDHWGWHAAFAVCCGGMLLAILNFMLMHRTLAHVGSQPDDQPIRWKRLGAVALGGVALALVTLYVLQHKQLAVASVWTAAFAILAIFAYMIANSERSERAGLIAALVLIGQVILFFIFYVQMSTSLTLFALRNVDPRFILFGTTLFTWSAAQFQALNPIWIMLLSPVLVWIYNAVAKGGRDLPVAAKYALGFGAVAAGYLVFTISGRYAVDGRVSSWFMVWGYGLYSLGELLVSGLGLAMIARYVPARMSGFMMGAYFVATGVSQYLGSVVANFAQMPSHELPATESLPLYLSLFEKLGWLAAIGMLLALLLLPLMNRLSRQHQRCVEERREEALQEQAVAAAQ; via the coding sequence ATGATGCATTCACCTGTTTCCCAAACCCGATCGTTCACGACGGTCTTCCTCATCGAAATGTGGGAGCGCTTCGGCTACTACGGCATGGCCGCGCTCCTGGTCCTCTTCATGGTCGACCGGCTCGGTTTCACCGACAGCCATGCGAACCTGACCTGGGGTGCGTTCACCGCGCTCGTCTATGCGGCACCGTCGATCGGCGGCTGGATCGGCGACAAGGTGCTCGGCGCCCGTCGCACGATGATCATCGGCGCGGCCGTGCTGTGCGCCGGCTACCTGATGCTCGCGGTACCGAACGATCAGCTGACGTACATGTACGCGTCGCTCGGCGTGATCGTCGTCGGCAACGGCCTGTTCAAGGCCAACGCGGCGAACCTCGTGCGCCGCATCTACGAAGGCGACGACGCGCGCATCGACAGCGCGTTCACGATCTACTACATGGCGGTCAACATCGGCTCGACGGTGTCGATGCTCGCGACGCCGTGGATCAAGGATCACTGGGGCTGGCACGCCGCGTTCGCGGTCTGCTGCGGCGGCATGCTGCTCGCGATCCTCAACTTCATGCTGATGCACCGCACGCTCGCGCATGTCGGCTCGCAGCCCGACGACCAACCGATCCGCTGGAAGCGCCTCGGCGCGGTCGCCCTCGGCGGCGTCGCGCTCGCGCTGGTCACGCTGTACGTGCTGCAGCACAAGCAGCTCGCGGTCGCCAGCGTGTGGACGGCAGCGTTCGCGATCCTCGCGATCTTCGCGTACATGATCGCGAACTCGGAGCGCTCGGAGCGCGCGGGCCTGATCGCGGCGCTCGTGCTGATCGGCCAGGTGATCCTGTTCTTCATCTTCTATGTGCAGATGTCGACGTCGCTGACGCTGTTCGCGCTGCGCAACGTCGATCCGCGCTTCATCCTGTTCGGCACGACGCTGTTCACGTGGAGCGCCGCGCAGTTCCAGGCGCTGAACCCGATCTGGATCATGCTGCTGAGCCCGGTGCTCGTGTGGATCTACAACGCGGTCGCGAAGGGCGGCCGCGACCTGCCGGTCGCCGCGAAGTATGCGCTCGGCTTCGGCGCGGTCGCCGCGGGCTACCTCGTGTTCACGATCAGCGGCCGCTACGCGGTCGACGGCCGCGTGTCGTCGTGGTTCATGGTGTGGGGCTACGGCCTCTACTCGCTCGGCGAACTGCTGGTGAGCGGCCTCGGCCTCGCGATGATCGCCCGTTACGTGCCGGCGCGCATGAGCGGCTTCATGATGGGTGCGTATTTCGTCGCGACGGGCGTGTCGCAGTATCTCGGCAGCGTCGTCGCGAACTTCGCGCAGATGCCGTCGCACGAACTGCCGGCCACCGAATCGCTGCCGCTCTACCTGTCGCTGTTCGAGAAGCTCGGCTGGCTCGCCGCGATCGGCATGCTGCTCGCACTGCTGCTGCTGCCGCTGATGAACCGCCTGTCGCGCCAGCATCAGCGCTGCGTGGAAGAGCGCCGCGAGGAAGCGCTGCAGGAGCAGGCCGTCGCCGCGGCCCAGTAA
- the hpnA gene encoding hopanoid-associated sugar epimerase, translating to MTDTSRDLVLVTGASGFVGSAVARIAQQKGYAVRVLVRPTSPRTNVADLDAEIVTGDMRDEASMRAALRGVRYLLHVAADYRLWAPDPDEIERANLEGAVATMRAARAEGVERIVYTSSVATLKVTSSGDPSDENRPLTPEQAIGVYKRSKVLAERAVERMIADEGLPAVIVNPSTPIGPRDVKPTPTGRIIVEAALGKIPAFVDTGLNLVHVDDVAHGHFLALERGRIGERYILGGENLPLQQMLADIAQMTGRKAPTIALPRWPLYPLAAGAEAIAKFTKKEPFVTVDGLRMSKNKMYFTSAKAERELGYRARPYREGLRDALDWFGSAGYLK from the coding sequence ATGACTGATACCTCCCGCGATCTCGTTCTCGTCACCGGCGCGTCCGGTTTCGTCGGCTCGGCCGTCGCGCGCATTGCGCAGCAGAAAGGCTATGCGGTGCGCGTGCTGGTGCGCCCGACCAGCCCGCGCACGAACGTCGCGGATCTCGACGCCGAGATCGTCACCGGCGACATGCGCGACGAGGCGTCGATGCGCGCTGCGCTGCGCGGCGTGCGCTACCTGTTGCACGTGGCGGCCGACTACCGGCTGTGGGCGCCCGATCCCGACGAGATCGAGCGCGCGAACCTCGAGGGCGCGGTCGCGACGATGCGCGCGGCGCGCGCGGAAGGCGTCGAGCGGATCGTCTACACGAGCAGCGTCGCGACGCTGAAGGTGACGAGCTCGGGCGATCCGTCCGACGAGAACCGGCCGCTCACGCCCGAGCAGGCGATCGGCGTCTACAAGCGCAGCAAGGTGCTCGCGGAACGCGCGGTCGAGCGGATGATCGCCGACGAAGGGCTGCCGGCCGTGATCGTCAATCCGTCGACGCCGATCGGCCCGCGCGACGTGAAGCCGACGCCGACCGGCCGCATCATCGTCGAGGCCGCGCTCGGCAAGATTCCCGCGTTCGTCGATACGGGGCTGAACCTCGTGCACGTCGACGACGTCGCGCACGGCCACTTCCTCGCGCTCGAGCGCGGCCGGATCGGCGAGCGCTACATCCTCGGCGGCGAAAACCTGCCGCTGCAGCAGATGCTCGCCGACATCGCGCAGATGACGGGCCGCAAGGCGCCGACGATCGCGCTGCCGCGCTGGCCGCTCTACCCGCTCGCGGCAGGCGCCGAAGCGATCGCGAAGTTCACGAAGAAGGAGCCGTTCGTCACCGTGGACGGGCTGCGGATGTCGAAGAACAAGATGTATTTCACGTCCGCGAAGGCCGAACGTGAGCTCGGCTACCGCGCGCGTCCGTACCGCGAAGGGCTGCGCGATGCGCTCGACTGGTTCGGCTCGGCGGGCTACCTGAAGTAA
- the rarD gene encoding EamA family transporter RarD, with protein sequence MTGYPEAGRGLMLSVMASTLFALMSAYAKLLAPLTGLDIFAWRVLWTAPGALALVALRGRWPALVELLRRSVRDWRLLIALPVSATLLGVQLWLFLWAPLHGRMLEVSLGYFLLPLTMVLVGRFYYHERLDPLQWAAVACAALGVAHEVWATRAFAWPTLVVALGYPPYFVLRRRINADSLAAFAVEIALLCPIAFAMVATSTTRVGNHPVLWAALLPGLGVLSTLALASYLKASRMLPMALFGILGYVEPVLLVAVSLLLLGETLSVAKLATYGPIWVAVALTAWHSAMLMRRLPARG encoded by the coding sequence ATGACGGGGTATCCGGAAGCCGGGCGCGGCCTGATGTTGTCGGTGATGGCGTCGACGCTGTTCGCGCTGATGTCGGCTTACGCGAAACTGCTCGCGCCGCTCACGGGGCTCGACATCTTCGCGTGGCGCGTCTTGTGGACCGCACCGGGCGCGCTCGCGCTGGTCGCGCTGCGCGGCCGCTGGCCGGCGCTCGTCGAACTCCTCCGGCGCAGCGTGCGCGACTGGCGTTTGCTGATCGCGCTGCCCGTGAGCGCGACGCTGCTCGGCGTGCAGTTGTGGCTGTTCCTGTGGGCGCCGCTGCACGGCCGCATGCTCGAAGTGTCGCTCGGCTATTTCCTGCTGCCGCTGACGATGGTGCTCGTCGGCCGCTTCTACTATCACGAACGGCTCGACCCGCTGCAATGGGCGGCGGTCGCGTGCGCCGCCCTCGGCGTCGCGCACGAAGTGTGGGCGACGCGCGCGTTCGCGTGGCCGACGCTCGTCGTCGCGCTCGGCTATCCGCCGTATTTCGTGCTGCGCCGGCGGATCAACGCCGATTCGCTGGCCGCGTTCGCGGTCGAGATCGCGCTGCTGTGCCCGATCGCGTTCGCGATGGTTGCGACGAGCACGACGCGCGTCGGCAACCATCCGGTGTTGTGGGCCGCGCTGCTGCCGGGGCTCGGCGTGCTCAGCACGCTCGCGCTCGCGAGCTACCTGAAGGCGAGCCGGATGCTGCCGATGGCGCTGTTCGGGATTCTCGGCTACGTCGAGCCCGTGCTGCTCGTCGCGGTGTCGCTGCTGCTGCTCGGCGAGACGCTGAGTGTCGCGAAGCTCGCGACGTACGGGCCGATCTGGGTCGCCGTCGCGCTGACCGCGTGGCACAGCGCAATGCTGATGCGGCGCCTGCCCGCGCGCGGATAA
- a CDS encoding OpgC domain-containing protein encodes MSLSMPPSATVQPSRSGRLIEVDFFRGIVLLMIVVDHIGASVLSRVTLHAFALCDAAEVFVFLGGFATASAYGAIAERHGARAAQRRFVRRAMQIYRAFLATSTLMLVVSAVLDHYGIDAPNLALDDVSVMLASPLTGLAELMTFQRQPYLASVLPMYVLFALASPVLVPFARRHPWLLVAFSVASWIAAGWLGPELLDTDGFRWSFNPFAWQLMFVAGVLARCQPFYRRIALGRWGAAATGVACAVVLGCASYKLFSGLPLPEGVLKRDLALPRVVSFAAVAWLMADWVRYGWIARIAQAVRPVVAVGQRGLICFVAGAAISLVIDSLLHPVASGAELRHIGVGLVADACALGLMMAVAGSGTWIARWRGAAA; translated from the coding sequence ATGTCGTTGAGCATGCCGCCTTCCGCCACGGTTCAGCCGTCGCGCAGCGGCCGCCTGATCGAAGTCGACTTCTTCCGCGGGATCGTGCTGTTGATGATCGTCGTCGATCACATCGGCGCGAGCGTGCTGTCGCGCGTGACGCTGCACGCGTTTGCGCTGTGCGATGCGGCCGAGGTGTTCGTCTTTCTCGGCGGCTTCGCGACCGCGAGCGCCTACGGTGCGATCGCCGAACGGCACGGCGCGCGCGCCGCGCAGCGCCGGTTCGTGCGCCGCGCGATGCAGATCTACCGCGCGTTTCTTGCGACGTCGACGCTGATGCTCGTCGTGTCGGCCGTGCTCGACCACTACGGGATCGATGCGCCGAACCTCGCGCTCGACGACGTCAGCGTGATGCTCGCGTCGCCGCTCACGGGTCTCGCCGAGCTGATGACGTTCCAGCGCCAGCCGTATCTCGCGTCGGTGCTGCCGATGTACGTGCTGTTCGCGCTCGCGTCGCCGGTGCTCGTGCCGTTCGCGCGCCGCCATCCGTGGCTGCTCGTCGCGTTCAGCGTCGCATCGTGGATCGCGGCGGGCTGGCTCGGCCCCGAGCTGCTGGACACCGACGGCTTCCGCTGGAGCTTCAACCCGTTCGCATGGCAGCTGATGTTCGTCGCCGGCGTGCTCGCGCGCTGCCAGCCGTTCTACCGGCGCATCGCGCTCGGGCGGTGGGGCGCCGCGGCGACCGGCGTCGCGTGCGCGGTCGTGCTCGGTTGCGCGAGCTACAAGCTGTTCTCGGGGCTGCCGCTGCCCGAAGGCGTGCTCAAGCGCGATCTCGCGCTGCCGCGCGTCGTGAGCTTCGCGGCCGTCGCGTGGCTGATGGCCGATTGGGTGCGCTACGGCTGGATCGCGCGGATCGCGCAGGCCGTGCGCCCCGTCGTCGCGGTCGGCCAGCGCGGGCTGATCTGCTTCGTCGCGGGCGCGGCGATCTCGCTCGTCATCGATTCGCTGCTGCATCCGGTCGCGAGCGGCGCCGAGCTGCGGCATATCGGCGTGGGTCTCGTGGCCGACGCGTGCGCGCTCGGGCTGATGATGGCCGTGGCCGGTTCGGGAACGTGGATCGCGCGGTGGCGCGGTGCGGCCGCGTGA